A single window of Plasmodium malariae genome assembly, chromosome: 8 DNA harbors:
- the PmUG01_08025900 gene encoding conserved Plasmodium protein, unknown function: MLSKTRFRINEKWKRCYSSVAERISKEDDSIINYKMVLGLKRIDIFNLSSLCRDFHNIFRIDKYQLLKYANDILPYVKYLRTSEIVMILHHYTFINYNNHQFYNTLWTQIINKLHDMDCKELALIIYSMGKIKYMNKEMILFFEKEIKKWASKLTGRDCSLILKGMKNLNYDNEQIFSLIYERILNITDQLNLLDICIILNTHSKCKNINIRVFEILLNKSLTFYSSFNEQCIGSILWSISNANIKAEKYFALLSLRLRLLMHKKLLREGHIRGQEDTTGAHGKSDNSISRVSSDNSISSGSRVSSDNSISSGSRVSSDNSISSGSRVSSPNCTHNEDSDSYDNSSLTVSSQKGNTEKSESGMYYGNNKNNLRDKIVSSDKAKCTDINNVNSGTVSSGHASRSTCEEYVKDEMLEDNLSEDTNILCDNTEDTNNLNFQINPNSRCKYENVIPSIIYSYGKQRTYMKHHINFDKSLYNYIMNSYNIEEGINNAPLDTLYIYDISRKILKNNNIFNNNANEKNKKNNKIVKYHTKKNYYKDIIYIINNYLIFFLNKVHYNDLKNVLYGIAKIEMSINKKLYHNIFELVIIYVKQNMYKSYELINLSRSLSLLPHVKEDVWKCVLDYYKNNFLSNTSVKNNSYLFYIVSFVKKLQNNSNFHLYLIEHINKKAPTISKDDVIHIIRGLINLHYYHNDLVNNVSIFIEKNYQCFNLIDIVYILKYFTSMKFRHVNIFSLFALTVQKNNITCNYSIISTIASFYLQMDIFPKAIEDVLLQEKKNSERNFKTEEIYCDEE; this comes from the exons ATGTTAAGTAAAACAAGATTCAGAATAAATGAGAAATGGAAAAGGTGTTACAGCAGTGTAGCTGAAAGGATAAGTAAAGAAGATGACTCAATAATTAACTACAAAATGGTATTAGGGTTAAAACGAATagacatttttaatttatcttcATTATGTAGAGACTTTCATAATATCTTTAGAATAGATAAATATCAACTATTAAAATATGCTAATGATATATTACCGtatgttaaatatttaaggACAAGTGAAATAGTAATGATTTTGCATcattatacttttataaattataacaatcatcaattttataatacaCTTTGGacacaaataataaataagttGCATGATATGGATTGTAAAGAACTAGCACTTATTATTTACAGTAtggggaaaataaaatatatgaataaagaaatgattttattttttgaaaaagaaataaaaaaatgggcATCAAAATTAACAGGAAGAGATTGTTCCTTAATATTAAAaggaatgaaaaatttaaattatgacAATGAGCAAatcttttcattaatatatgaaagaatattaaatattactgATCAACTTAACTTGTtagatatatgtattattttaaatacacatagtaaatgtaaaaatataaatatacgtgtattcgaaattttattaaataaatccttaacattttattcttcttttaatGAACAGTGTATAGGATCTATCTTATGGAGCATCAGCAATGCGAACATCAAAGCGGAAAAATATTTCGCTTTGTTATCCTTAAGGTTGCGCCTACTTATGCACAAGAAGCTGCTTAGGGAAGGACACATAAGGGGGCAAGAAGACACCACTGGTGCCCACGGCAAGAGTGACAACAGTATTAGTAGAGTCAGTAGTGACAACAGTATTAGTAGTGGTAGCCGTGTCAGTAGTGACAACAGTATTAGTAGTGGTAGCCGTGTCAGTAGTGACAACAGTATTAGTAGTGGTAGCCGTGTCAGTAGTCC GAACTGCACGCATAATGAAGATAGCGACTCTTACGATAATAGCAGCTTAACTGTAAGCTCTCAAAAGGGTAATACAGAAAAAAGTGAATCGGGGATGTACTAtgggaataataaaaataatttgaggGATAAAATTGTTTCTTCTGATAAAGCAAAATGTACAGATATTAACAACGTTAATAGCGGCACAGTTAGTAGTGGACATGCCAGTCGTAGCACCTGTGAAGAATATGTTAAAGATGAAATGCTTGAAGATAACCTATCTGAGGACACAAACATCTTATGTGATAATACTGAAGATACAAACAATTTGAATTTTCAAATTAATCCTAATAGTCGatgtaaatatgaaaatgtaaTACCATCAATTATTTATTCCTACGGCAAACAAAGAACATATATGAAACATCATATTAATTTTGACAAAAGTTtgtacaattatataatgaatagtTACAATATAGAAGAAGGTATTAACAATGCACCACTAGAtacattatacatatatgatatttctagaaagattttaaaaaataataatatttttaataataatgcgaatgagaaaaataaaaaaaataataaaatagtaaaatatcataccaaaaagaattattataaagatattatatatataataaataattatctaatattttttctaaataaggTGCATTACAATGACTTAAAAAATGTGTTATATGGTATAGCAAAAATTGAAATGtctattaataaaaaactatatcataatatattcgaattagttattatttatgtaaaacaaaatatgtataaaagtTATGAACTTATTAATTTATCAAGATCTCTGTCCTTGTTACCACATGTAAAAGAAGATGTATGGAAATGTGTTTtagattattataaaaataactttcTTTCAAACACaagtgtaaaaaataattcttatttattttatatcgtttcctttgtaaaaaaactacaaaataattcaaattttcatttatatttaattgaacatataaataaaaaagctcCAACTATATCTAAAGATGATGTAATACACATAATAAGGGGATTAATAAATCTTCATTATTACCATAATGACTTAGTTAATAatgtttccatttttattgaGAAGAATTACCAGTGTTTTAACTTGATCgatattgtttatatattaaaatacttTACATCGATGAAATTCCGGCATGttaacattttttccttatttgcCTTAACAGttcagaaaaataatataacttgTAATTACTCAATCATTTCAACAATAGCATCCTTCTATCTGCAG ATGGACATATTTCCAAAAGCAATTGAGGATGTACTACTgcaagaaaagaaaaatagtgAACGGAACTTTAAAACGGAGGAGATTTATTGTGATGAGGAATAA
- the PmUG01_08026000 gene encoding ribosomal protein L43, mitochondrial, putative has protein sequence MCSNGVYQLKKVLLKYSETGHSSRNVRFFLRFILPDYKEENKHLNFEIHHEQYEEPVAIFEYINNSKYEISLKDVKSKHLVDIINLYKDSAGNTDFLKHGGPKVYSNRRSIQGLWCPSIYSELNAISYLKKKKKNNIKLPKYTRESLNLNHDVIKGNGRWGNEHLFPKGFDQRYLKNIFCFPFKDSVQKKSEKHGTCTSNEAHISSFYKFYKS, from the exons ATGTGTTCGAATGGCGTGTATCagttaaaaaaagttttattgAAATACAGTGAAACAGGACACAGCAGCAGAAATGTtcgattttttttaagatttATTTTACCTGACTATAAGGAGGAgaataaacatttaaatttCGAAATTCATCATGAGCAGTATGAAGAACCAGTTGCTATATttgaatacataaataacaGCAAATATGAAATATCTTTAAAAGATGTAAAATCTAAGCACCTCGTTGATATTATTAACTTATACAAAGATAGTGCTGGGAATAccgattttttaaaacatggAGGGCCTAAGGTTTATTCAAATAGAAGAAGTATTCAA GGACTGTGGTGCCCAAGCATATACAGCGAGCTGAATGccatttcttatttaaaaaaaaaaaaaaaaaataatattaaactaCCAAAATACACGAGAGAAAGCTTAAACTTAAATCATGATGTCATAAAAGGAAATGGAAGATGGGGAAATGAACATTTATTTCCAAAAGGTTTTGACCAGaggtatttaaaaaatattttttgttttccttttaaagatagtgtacaaaaaaaaagtgagaAGCATGGAACATGTACATCAAATGAAGCGCATATAAGTTCgttttacaaattttacaaaaGTTAG
- the PmUG01_08026100 gene encoding conserved Plasmodium protein, unknown function, whose amino-acid sequence MKRHDTFKDLIRLHDNLKKEEILALFFHSCILNNCYNYILNEEKKYATSNNEKIKISNGYIKYTQGDEKDQVFISRILIDPLWRKSSNNYNFTYKSTQNDDTYNLNILKIEKSLVLQIINTAQPSTVHTVTINMNEYINNTKEENIIDKIEETINIEKLENIFQNHILNNMNKTNVYNTMRNNNSLIIESNIQETQKENMFKAKESQFLQNFTNDYFDDKNPTIEGRNLIPNFRKDDSVLKPDGLLVGPNNKFFSPKNLRYDPMGPFGNEPNADNKPFEFQNNFPF is encoded by the coding sequence ATGAAAAGACACGACACGTTTAAGGACTTAATAAGACTACATGACAacttaaaaaaggaagaaatcCTGGCCTTGTTTTTTCACAGCTGTATTTTGAACAATTGctataattacatattaaatgaagaaaaaaaatatgcaacatcaaataatgagaaaataaaaatttcaaatggctatataaaatatacacaaGGTGATGAAAAGGACCAAGTTTTCATAAGTAGAATATTAATAGATCCCCTATGGAGAAAGAGTTCaaataattacaattttacatataagtCTACACAAAATGatgatacatataatttaaatatattaaaaatagaaaaatccTTAGTTCTTCAAATAATTAATACTGCACAACCATCTACTGTACATACTGtaacaataaatatgaacgagtacataaataataccaaggaagaaaatataatagacaaaattgaagaaactataaatatagaaaaattagaaaatatatttcaaaatcatatattaaataacatgaataagacaaatgtttataataccatgagaaataataatagtctTATTATTGAGTCAAATATACAAGAAAcacaaaaggaaaatatgtttaaagCGAAGGAAAGCCagtttttacaaaatttcaCAAATGACTATTTTGATGATAAAAATCCAACAATAGAAGGAAGGAATTTGATACCAAATTTTAGAAAAGACGATTCTGTTTTGAAACCTGATGGGTTATTAGTAGGaccaaataataaattttttagcCCAAAAAATTTACGGTATGATCCTATGGGACCTTTCGGAAACGAGCCCAATGCTGATAACAAACCTTTTGAATTTCAGAATAATTTccccttttaa
- the PmUG01_08026200 gene encoding DNA2/NAM7 helicase, putative translates to MWEKWNDEYFVKVFFNWNIFEKYNKDNEFKCLEENIKSKFLNSKSYDLNKEEEYSCRTYQKTNKNILTLIRRTFILEKGYFDVSYFLVDIILRWNYYISLRNEREINIYALKNRLKIDLNICTSLPDIFKSFEEYFHAYFPLFLIETQQMINRNKADGNIREYELDLSNSNDKIRYIYDSEFDINLAYSSDNLQLYDNIHIGDLILLRFIPKITEKNEADRFCTIPLKSSEKIENNKKIQNGNSFNYKRENDKKKRLDTFFPYLNSFKSSYVEKIDDEFLGSKMIMRKNLLFEQTNAIQISAKVVCSKIKNCKRESKKQRNTLNTFCEGENINTTSLGMINSSKQNTCNNKTLSSKKKKKKSDVTNEEIYMIRKYCVRHLLGFVFSKDNEAIKIRFNTSYQNFDIIDKVRKCIMYEIFTKNKLNDYFIRISKVTNLTTTLHQFNCLVYFRYSPLLREIIDIDVGGKGNYRKGDRKSSRSRSGNVRSRSSSRRSRSRSGSSRSRSGSSRSRSGSSRSRSGSSRSGSSRSRSGSSRSISGSSRSRSGSSRSISGSSRSRSGSQSYYKNGDDDHIDPKPLGVKEQEKTNTTDSCTLGEESQMKQNKIYNNCDMNEDLKYNDPYDAERKTEHLIEKIKYYLNQLKLAQDRKSEEKDEVEEEKEEEEEEEKPKRKENNKIRFLQYNHLLEFTVRHLNDKNTLKRNELIKNITDVENSKDEYEGFNYIPELLKKKFFTIYNKYQLRAINNSILNRGITLIQGPPGTGKTTTILGIISSLMFFQKDKIKRNSNSNSTKELSPDGYLEREKINKSPYAWMNYSKENDYCYYNDDNCFDAIEYDDFFHHSPKENDVENKYVIHGDRGNNMQKNCACRIHISIMIALSKLAKTDDNEYYSCLNGTNCPNTGCMSSMYNKDDVFKNNENRIKNLIELIKPIYNPNTYSSASAKKDKNSLEIKVINESCHNSCYSINDSILHTQVYQDIEEYSSYWKEACTADGLSNGGENRLVTANRTKEGKIDSKQVEIKMEKEKAQNVEAVAGEAEEMEKGREGCGITHRNSNDELKNMKKEPINRLKFIRSKRILVCAPSNAAIDEILRRLISLDEGIFDENGELFHPIVTRLGSNISTDLLGFSLEFKERLFYFLNKDKKDVIITKFLLKTSNIICSTLSSCFNTNIRKYINHFDAIIIDEASQAVELDILIPLCFSCNKIILVGDPNQLSATVFSMLAKKGKYGRSLFERLQKKNKMNKVKYNLLSIQYRMHPDISYFPNKFYYMNKITDASSFLSLLLKENKINEYINELRYKDDTVNEKMYNTLTNFNLFKYMENRFGKLPENLPELFLCQKNEGILEWFFIPFLQHTVFYDIPFSIQKKIKTSYVNVEESEIVIHFIEFLHYIFTSENVYEWYKRIGIITPYAIQKYFLENELNHFFKKKGYKNNISNFIDIGTVDGFQGKEKDIIIFVCVRTTGYIRSKHKKKKKEKKLQKALKTEEKHELKACVPKKGDQNERNSEYYTDEEVDDSNIFFTNEKRLNVALTRARCNLFIFGKCKYLKECDSWNKIINHYKKNNKVIKIDHKILISKVKNISEEILDGDQFDDNIQLIHKRLENSIYNEHIMYNVFSQYSEDESELSKLKSSLHTNPIKRSEKMEIKNKAKSEKDYNKNYAYNNFDETNVNIGNVVNENDVIDLLKKLCINDSEKANVLNLEANQREEDNHVEEDNYVEEDNYVEEDNYVEENYVEEDNYVEEGNHVEDDHVEEDGKDRSISTDVTYDDGKNRNNSILGKTDRKKEEIMLDSSIITVKKSKLTGKKIKSDKMSSYNSEELKKIDISSSLLPCNSKNEKYGNAKSCANNETEKSYDSEHIKKDIPCSIIISPLQENNIYLKNSNYFMDMLLNQCNTDKKLLSAVQIFLPNFSKFLFK, encoded by the coding sequence ATGTGGGAAAAATGGAATGatgaatattttgttaaagtTTTTTTCAATTGGAATATATTCGAGAAATATAACAAAGATAATGAATTTAAATGTTTAGAagagaatataaaaagtaaatttctGAATTCGAAAAGTTATGActtaaataaagaagaagaatATAGTTGTAGAACTTATCaaaaaacgaataaaaacattttgaCATTAATACGTAGGACatttattttagaaaaaggATATTTTGATGTCTCTTACTTTTTAGttgatataatattaagaTGGAATTATTACATTAGTTTAAGGAATGAAAGagagataaatatatatgcgttAAAAAATAGGTTAAAAATtgatttaaatatttgtacttCCCTACCGGACATTTTCAAAAGTTTTGAAGAATATTTTCACGCCtattttccattatttttaattgaaaCCCAGCAAATGATAAATCGTAACAAAGCAGATGGAAATATAAGAGAATATGAATTAGATCTGagtaatagtaatgataaaataagatatatatatgactcTGAATTTGATATTAATTTGGCATATAGTAGTGATAATTTGCAGCTTTAtgataatatacatattggTGATCTTATTCTGCTAAGATTTATACCAAAAATAacggaaaaaaatgaagcagATAGGTTTTGTACTATTCCATTGAAGTCAtcagaaaaaatagaaaataataaaaagatacaAAATGGAAATAGTTTCAATTATAAACgggaaaatgataaaaaaaagcgaCTTGACACATTTTTTCCATACTTAAACTCGTTCAAGTCATCATATGTTGAAAAAATAGATGATGAGTTTTTAGGAAGTAAAATGATAATGCgtaaaaatttgttatttgAACAAACGAATGCTATACAGATAAGTGCTAAAGTGGTTTgtagtaaaataaagaattgtAAACGGGAAagtaaaaaacaaagaaatacATTGAATACGTTTTGTGAAggtgaaaatataaatacaacaTCACTTGGAATGATTAATTCAAGTAAGCAAAACACATGTAATAACAAAACACTTTCctccaaaaaaaagaaaaaaaaaagtgatgTAACGAATGAAGAAATTTACATGATTAGAAAGTACTGTGTTCGCCATTTACTAGGTTTCGTCTTTTCAAAAGACAATGAAGCAATTAAAATAAGATTCAATACGAGTTATCAAAATTTTGATATTATTGATAAAGTAAGAAAATGCATTATGTATGAGATATTTACTAAAAACAAGttaaatgattattttattcGCATTTCAAAAGTGACCAACTTAACTACTACTCTTCACCAATTCAACTGTTTGGTTTACTTTAGATACTCCCCCCTCTTGCGTGAAATTATTGACATAGATGTAGGTGGGAAGGGAAATTATCGTAAAGGTGACAGAAAAAGTAGTAGAAGTAGAAGTGGCAATGTAAGAAGTAGAAGTAGTAGTAGAAGAAGTAGAAGTAGAAGTGGCAGTAGTAGAAGTAGAAGTGGCAGTAGTAGAAGTAGAAGTGGCAGTAGTAGAAGTAGAAGTGGCAGTAGTAGAAGTGGCAGTAGTAGAAGTAGAAGTGGCAGTAGTAGAAGTATAAGTGGCAGTAGTAGAAGTAGAAGTGGCAGTAGTAGAAGTATAAGTGGCAGTAGTAGAAGTAGAAGTGGCAGCCAAAGTTACTACAAAAATGGCGATGATGATCACATAGATCCCAAGCCATTAGGAGTGAAAGAGCAGGAAAAGACAAACACAACTGACAGTTGTACATTAGGGGAAGAGTCGCaaatgaaacaaaacaaaatctATAATAACTGTGATATGAATGAAGACTTGAAATACAATGATCCATATGATGCAGAAAGAAAAACGGAACATTTAATAGAGAAGATTAAATATTACTTAAATCAGTTAAAATTAGCACAAGATAGAAAGAGTGAAGAAAAAGACGAAGtcgaagaagaaaaagaagaagaggaggaagaggaaaaaccaaaaagaaaagaaaataataagattAGATTTCTTCAGTATAATCATCTCTTAGAATTTACTGTAAGACAtctaaatgataaaaatactcttaaaagaaatgaactaataaaaaatataactgaCGTAGAGAATTCAAAGGACGAGTATGAAGGTTTCAATTATATCCctgaattattaaaaaaaaaattttttaccatttataataaatatcaaTTAAGAGCTATCAATAATAGCATCTTAAATAGGGGCATTACGTTAATTCAAGGACCTCCAGGTACAGGAAAAACAACTACAATTTTAGGTATTATAAGTTCATTaatgttttttcaaaaagataaaataaaacgaaatagTAATTCAAATAGTACAAAAGAATTATCTCCAGATGGTTATTtagaaagggaaaaaataaataaaagccCATATGCTTGGATGAATTATAGTAAAGAAAATGATTACTGCTATTATAATGACGATAACTGCTTTGATGCAATAGAATATGACGATTTTTTTCATCACTCTCCTAAAGAGAATGATgtggaaaataaatatgttattcaCGGTGATAGAGGTAACAACATGCAGAAGAACTGTGCCTGTAGGATACATATTAGTATTATGATTGCTCTTAGTAAGCTAGCAAAAACGGATGATAATGAGTATTATAGTTGTCTTAATGGTACAAACTGTCCAAATACTGGTTGCATGAGtagtatgtataataaagatgatgtttttaaaaataacgaaaataGGATTAAAAATCTAATAGAATTGATAAAGCCAATTTATAATCCTAATACATACAGCTCTGCTTCagcaaaaaaagataaaaattctTTAGAAATAAAAGTCATCAATGAGAGTTGTCACAACTCTTGTTACTCTATCAACGATAGTATACTGCACACACAAGTATACCAAGATATCGAAGAGTATAGTAGCTATTGGAAAGAAGCTTGTACAGCGGATGGACTGTCAAACGGGGGAGAAAATCGTCTTGTGACAGCTAATAGAACGAAGGAAGGCAAAATTGATAGTAAGCAAGTAGAAATAAAgatggaaaaagaaaaagcacAAAATGTAGAAGCAGTAGCAGGAGAAGCAGAAGAAATGGAAAAGGGCAGAGAAGGGTGTGGGATTACACACAGAAATAGTAACGACGAACTAAAGAACATGAAGAAAGAACCCATAAACAggttaaaatttataaggAGTAAAAGGATCCTAGTTTGCGCTCCCTCAAACGCAGCAATAGATGAAATATTAAGAAGATTAATTTCTCTAGATGAAGGTATATTTGATGAAAATGGTGAACTGTTTCATCCAATTGTTACAAGATTAGGTAGTAATATAAGCACAGATTTATTAGGGTTTAGTCTAGAATTCAAAGAacgtttattttattttcttaataaagaCAAGAAAGATgtaataattacaaaattccttttaaaaacatcaaatattatttgttcaaCTTTATCTTCTTGTTTCAATACGAATAtacgaaaatatataaaccaTTTTGATGCTATAATTATAGATGAAGCATCACAAGCAGTTGAATTGGATATACTTATTCCGTTATGTTTTTCTTGTAATAAGATTATATTAGTTGGTGATCCAAATCAATTATCAGCTACAGTATTTTCAATGTTAGctaaaaaagggaaatatgGTAGATCTCTTTTTGAAagattacaaaaaaaaaataagatgaataaggtaaaatataatttattatccATACAATATAGAATGCACCCAGATATATCTTATTTCCcaaacaaattttattacatgaataaaataactgATGCTTCTAGTTTTTTATCTCTTTTacttaaagaaaataaaataaacgaatatattaatgaattaagATATAAAGACGATACGGTTAATGagaaaatgtataatactctaactaattttaatttatttaaatatatggaaaatcGTTTTGGTAAATTACCGGAAAATTTGCCTGAACTATTTTTGTGTCAGAAAAATGAAGGAATATTAGAATGGTTCTTTATTCCCTTTTTGCAACATACTGTATTTTACGATATCCCTTTTTCTATccaaaagaaaataaaaacatcaTATGTAAATGTTGAAGAGAGTGAAATagttattcattttattgaattcttacattatatttttacatcaGAAAATGTGTATGAATGGTATAAAAGAATTGGTATCATAACTCCATATgctatacaaaaatattttctagaaaatgaattaaatcatttttttaaaaaaaaagggtataaaaataatatttcgaATTTCATAGATATTGGGACCGTGGATGGTTTTCAGGGGAAGGAAAAAgacattataatatttgtatgcGTAAGAACCACAGGATATATAAGGAGTAAgcataagaaaaagaagaaggaaaagaaaCTACAAAAAGCATTAAAAACAGAAGAGAAGCATGAACTAAAAGCATGTGTGCCCAAAAAAGGGGACCAAAATGAAAGGAATTCCGAATATTATACAGATGAAGAAGTAGATGATTCGAATATATTCTTTACGAATGAAAAAAGACTGAATGTAGCTCTTACCAGGGCTAGGTgtaacttatttattttcggaaaatgcaaatatttaaaagagtGCGATTCATGGAATAAGATTATTaatcattataaaaaaaataataaggtCATTAAAATTgatcataaaatattaatttccAAGGTGAAAAACATATCAGAAGAAATATTAGACGGCGATCAATTTGATGATAATATTCAACTAATTCATAAAAGATTAGAAAATTCTATTTATAATGAgcatattatgtataatgttttttcaCAATACAGTGAAGATGAAAGTGAACTCTCTAAATTGAAGAGTTCACTTCATACCAACCCAATTAAGAGAAGTGAAAagatggaaataaaaaataaggctAAAAGTGAAAAGGATTACAACAAAAACTACGCTTACAATAATTTCGACGAAACGAATGTGAACATTGGAAACGTAGTTAACGAGAACGATGTAATCGaccttttaaaaaagttgTGCATTAATGATTCAGAAAAAGCGAATGTCTTAAATCTGGAAGCAAATCAAAGGGAAGAAGATAACCACGTAGAAGAAGATAACTATGTAGAAGAAGATAACTATGTAGAAGAAGATAACTACGTAGAAGAAAACTATGTAGAAGAAGATAACTACGTAGAAGAAGGTAACCATGTGGAAGATGACCACGTGGAAGAAGATGGAAAGGATAGAAGTATAAGCACAGATGTGACATATGATGACGGGAAAAATAGGAATAATTCTATTTTAGGAAAAACGGataggaaaaaagaagaaataatgcTGGACAGTAGCATAATAACTGTAAAGAAATCCAAGTTAACAGGAAAGAAGATTAAGAGTGACAAAATGAGTAGCTACAATTCAGAAGAACTAAAAAAGATTGATATTTCATCATCTCTATTACCATGCAactcaaaaaatgaaaaatatgggAATGCTAAATCATGTGCAAACAATGAGACAGAAAAAAGTTATGACAGTGAACATATCAAGAAGGATATTCCGTGTAGCATAATTATTTCACCTTTgcaagaaaataatatatatttaaaaaatagcaatTACTTTATGGACATGCTTCTAAACCAGTGCAATACGGATAAGAAACTACTTTCAGCAGTGCAAATATTTCTACCAAATTTTtcgaaatttttatttaaataa
- the SDH4 gene encoding succinate dehydrogenase subunit 4, putative, which produces MKFKLPLGKKKKGFECSIFGSGKSVLSKLFGSGIDKYFKAVNISIILMFVTVLHYIYSFNIRNVKNKDRNILYMYYGFLVCLVGFAISINWIYFEYSKNKKKSFSPLDVKMVSKKKN; this is translated from the exons atgaagTTCAAATTGCCGTTagggaagaaaaagaaggGGTTTGAATGTTCAATATTTGGGAGTGGTAAATCAGTTCTAAGTAAACTTTTCGGTAGTGGCATtgacaaatattttaaagctgtaaatatttccattattttaatgtttgtAACAGTATTGCATtacatttattcttttaatataagaaatgtAAAGAATAAGGAtcgaaatatattatatatgtactatgGGTTTTTAGTTTGTCTCGTGGGGTTTGCTATTAGTATTAATTG gATCTATTTCGAATATTccaaaaataagaaaaagagTTTTTCTCCTTTAGAcgttaaaa tggttagcaaaaaaaaaaattga